TTTAAGGTGCAGGCACTGCGCTGTATTTCAGCGGGGCAGGATTCCCTGCTGGATGCCATAGGGAAGGGACTCGATCATCTTGCCTGCTTTCAGCCCCTGAATCCTCTGGACAGGGAGTCTCTCACCCTTGTGGAACGGTACAGGGATGAAATCCGGCAAGCGGGTGTTTCTCCGGGAGCGGAAGACGGGATATTTCTTTCCGATGGTACTACCCTCCGGGAGGTACTGCAGGGCTATACCAAGGCTCTCCCCGTATTCAATCGCTACCATGATCGGGTGGAGGCTTCCAAAAAAATGTACAGGGAAGAGCTGGGGGCCTTTATTGCTGTTGTACGGGTATCTGTTAGGCCATAAAGGGGATGGCAGGTAAAGGGCAGGTAATGGAACCTGCCTTTTACCATGGCAGAAACATGAATATCAGAAGCGGTAACTCAGGGTCAGGCCGGCACCCAGCAGATGACCGCCTGCTTTGGCGAATACTCGTGGATCGTTTTGTTCAATAACGTCGATATAGCTTTTGTTGAAGTTGTCCGATTCTCCACCGACAATGCGGTCCTGTTCCACGGCGGTGTACTGCAGCACCGTATCCAGAGTGAAGTTGCCGAAATGGAAACCGGCTCCTATGGAGTAGGTTTTTTTATCGGCGTCGGGCCACATCAGATCAAGGGTGTCATCGGGGATGGGGCTGGGGTCGTAGAAATAACCGCAGCGTAGGGTGATCAGCTCACTGAGTACGTACTCTGCGCCAAAGCGGATCTGACGTGTGTTGTCCCAGTTACGATCATAGGCAAGATCGAATGGTGCGCCCGTATGGGGGGTTATATGCTCCACCTGACGCTTGTTGATGCTCCACTCCGTCCATACCAGGTCAAATTCCATGGAGAAACGATCATGGGGAGCATAGCGGATACCGGCCTGTATCTGCTGGGGGTGATTGTAGTCCATGGTGGCCTTACCAATTTTCACGCCATTTCTTTTCAGATCTCCGTCAAAATCCGTACTGGTCTCACTGCGGTAGGTCAGACCGAGGGTGATGGTATCCATGGGCTTGTACATGATGCCGAAATTGAAGGAATAGTTCAGATCGTCGGAAAGCTCCAGTTCAAGAACCTGCCCATGCATTTTGAGAGCGTTGTCTAATCGAATGCGGGCTGCTTCCTGTTGGGGCGTGATTATGTTAGCCGCTTTTAGTGCCTCTAAGTTCGCAAGTGTTCCTTGAGCAACTGGGATGCTACTATTTGAGAAATAATAGGGTATTTTCTTTCCCCCGGCTTCAGACCGGCCTATGGAAACCCCAAAGCCCAGTGATACATGCTCATTGATTTTGTAGGCCAGTGTGGGTGTCACGGTAATGCGTTTGTAATAGGAGTGGTAGGAGGAGTGAACGCCAGGATTTTTTGCCGGATCGTTGGGCCATTCCACTTCGAGACCCCAGGGTGCGTAGGCTGCTACGCCCAGCGCTATCCTGTCTGTGAGCGGCATGGCAAAGCCTATGTGGGGGGCTGCCAGTGTGGGAAAATCATCACTCACAGTAAAGCTTCTGCCCTGAAATGAAGGGTCCTGAGTGCCTTCAATACGCAGTCCCTTGGCTTCAAGGTCCGGTTCGATGACATGAACTCCCATGGCCAAGGTGGGAGAGGTAATCTGTGTCAGGCCTGCGGGATTGTAGTAAACCGCAAAGGGGTCATCGGCATAGGCGGAATAGGCCCCACCCATGGCGGTGGCCTTGGAGCCGATGCCAAAGGTGTCCACACAGCCTGCATAGGCTGTAGTGACGATTAAGACAAGGCCGGCGAAGAGAGCTGTGAGACACTTTTTCACGAATAACCTCCTTGGAAATAAGTGGAAATACGGGGGTAGAAACGAGTGTCTTTTTTTCATGAACCGCTCCCGTCATAAAAGGGAAGGGCAATGAAATGAGCGCTTGGTATGAATGCCGTTTATTATTCGATAGCAGTGTTCGCATTGCATATCGGGGGCTAACCAGGATGTCAAGAAAAAAGACCCTGTTTATGTTTTCATATTCAGCTTTTAGGGCGGACATGATATAAAAATTGTCTGCCCATTCTGCTGTTTCGAGGTTTTTCAAAAAATTTCCGGGTTTTCGGGCAGGCTGGTTGTTGTTTTGTCAAGGGAGGGGCTTCAAATGCGGATTTATGCGGGGGATGGCTATATACAGATGCTATTATTTGCACTGTATCCCGATGGGAGAGTTCTGGCCCTGGATGGAGGGTGTCGTTGCGATATTCCGGTTATGGAGAGAATGCTGGAAGAAGGAATGGGAAGACGGTGGTCGGATGTGGGGCTGCAGATTGTTTCCCACATTCATCCGGACCATGCTGGAGCGGCACCTCTGTTACAGCGTCGTTATGGACTCAGACTGGCGGCCCCGGAGGGGATTAACCGCTGGTATGCGGGAATGGGGGGATTTCTGCAGCATAAAATTGATATTTTTCTAGGGTATTTTGTGGTTTATGTGATGAAGAAACCATGGAAAAATTTATTCTACAGAAGAAAAATATCTATGGACCATGCATTAAGAGATGGTGATCGTCTGCCGGGTTTTCCGGACTGGCAGGCACTTCTCACCCCCGGGCATACGAATCATGATATGGTTTTTTATCATGCAGAGACAAAAACTCTGTACGCGGCGGATGTAATTCTCTATGTAAACCGGCGGTTTCAGCTTCCTTTCCCCGTATCCTTGCCGGATGAAATGGAAGAAAGCCTTCTTCGTATCCGAAACCTGGATGTGAAAACCCTGATTCTGGCTCATGGAGGTATTCTTGAGGTGGAGGGCGTGGCGCCAATTGTGGATATCCTTCTGGCACGGCTCTCGGAAACCACTATAAATCCGATGCTCAGGCGTATCCGGCCCCTGACACGGTTTTCTCCGGCTTTGCGCGATCACCTTCTTTAAAGCCGTTTTTCATGGGAAATCCGGGGCCTGAGCGGCCCCGGACTAGAGATTCACGCGGGTATGGGCTGTGGGCCTTTTTGGGTTACAGCATTTTTGTTTCTTCAAGGTCCGTGAGCAGCCCGTGCAGCAGCCTCACCCCGAAACCGCTTCCTCCAGCAGGGCAGTATGCAGAGGCCTTGGAAAGATAGGCCGGTCCCGCAATATCTATATGTGCCCAGCGGGTTTTCCCCGTAAATTCCTGCAGGAAAAGGGCTGCGGTGATGGCACCGCCGTTTCTTGTTGTGGAAACATTACGCAGATCTGCCAGTTCGCTTTTCAGGAGCTTCTTATAGTCTCTGGGAAGGGGCATGGGCCAGCAGCGTTCAAAGGTTGCTTCTCCTGCTTTTGCCAGCGCCTGGGCCAGGGTGCTATCCTCCGTAAAGCCTCCTGCCATATCCTCTCCCAGAGCCACCATGCAGGCTCCCGTAAGGGTAGCCATATCTATCATCAGATCTGGTTTTTCAACTTCTGCAAGCCATGCAAGGGTGTCGGCCAGAATCAGGCGACCCTCTGCATCGGTGTTCATGACTTCTATGCTTTTACCGTTGTAGGCCCGGAAGACGTCACCCGGCCGGTATGCCGTTGCAGAAGGCATATTTTCTACAATGGGAATAGCGGCAATGAAGCGGAATGATGGCCGGGTTCTGGCAAGGGCAATGGCGGCTCCTGTAACGGCGGCTGCACCTGCCATATCCATTTTCATGCCTTCCATGCCCGCAGGTGGTTTCAGATCCAGTCCGCCGGAATCAAAGGTAACCCCCTTTCCCACAAGGGCAACGGTTTTGTCTGCAGCCTTTTCAGGGTTGTAATGCAGAGTAAGCAGGCAGGGCTCTGCATCGCTACCCTGAGCGACGGCAAGCATGGCACCAAATCCCAGCTGCGTGAGCTCCTTTCTGCCCATGCGCCGAGTTGCAAGCCCCTCGTTCACGGCCGCCTTTTCAAGCATGTCCGCAAGGGCCTGGGGTCGTTTGTCATTGGGGGGGATGGATACCCAGGAGCGGGCGAGGTGGGTGGCCGTACAGACGGCCTGAACTTCCGCAGCCATGGCTGTAAGATGGCGCAGTGATGCCGTGTCCGTCAGAATAAGAATTTCCTGGAGGGCTTTGATTTCGCTTTCTTTTTTATAGGCATCAAAGCGGTAGTTAGCCAGGACGAGGCCCTCAAGCAAGCCTTTTACCAGATGGTTTTCCAGCAGACTTTTTTCCGCATCCGGCAGAAAAACCCCCATCACTTCCTCTTTTGCTTCCATGGCTGCTTTGACAGCAGCAGCGGCAGCTCTGCGGAAGCTTTCGGCGTTCAAATCTTCTTTTTTACCCACACCTGCCAGAATGACCCTGGGGGAGGGCATTCCTTCCGGCATGGAAAGAAAGTAAATTTTTTCAGCTCTGCCACCGAATTCTGGCAGATTTCTGATTTTTTCACAAAGGGTGGCTTTGTCTCCGTCTTTATATAATGGTTTGTCTTCACAGACAAAAAGTATTCTGGTGTAAGGTTTTTCCGTTATGGACGGGTAAGGATGAACAGCAAGCATGGAAGCTCCTTTTTCCTGGTTAGCCGTAGTTTACAGCACTGAACTGCTGTAGTTTTGTGAGATTGTGGATGGAGCGGACATAGCGCATGGTACCCGTACGACCCCGGATCACCAGAGAATCCGTAGTGGCACTGTTCCCAGTGTAGCGAACACCGGGAAGAAAGGTGCCCCCGGAAATACCCGTAGCCGCAAAAAAAACATCATCGCTTTTCACCAGATCCCGGACGGAGCGGATTTTTTTCATATCAATGCCGGCTGCATGCAGAGCTTCCCGTTCTTCGCTGCTCTGGGGATTCAGGCGGGTGAGCATTTCTCCGTTGAGTCCACGTATGGCACAGGCAGCAAGTACACCTTCCGGTGTCCCTCCCGTACCCATCATGATGTCCACTTCGCAGTCCGGGTCAATGGCCATAAGGGCACCGGCCACATCTCCGTCCGTATGCAGCTGAATTCGGGCACCGGCTTTGCGGATGGCTTCAATGAGTGGTTTGTGCCTGGGCTTATCCAGTACAAAAACAACCAGATCTTCCACGTCTTTGCCAAGGGCTCTGGCAATTTTGTGGAGGTTCTCGGGAACGGGTGCGTCCAGGTCTGCCACGTCTTTAGCCGTTTCCGGCACTACGAGCTTTTCCATGTAAAAACTGGGGCCGGGGTTGAACATGGTGTCATAGGGAGCCAGCCCCACAACGGAAATGGCATTGGGTCTGCCAAAGGCAAGAAGGCTTGTACCTTCCACCGGATCCACAGCCACATCCACCATGGGGCCTGTGCCGTTCCCGACCTTTTCTCCGTTATACAGCATGGGGGCTTCATCTTTTTCACCTTCACCGATCACAATGCGGCCTTCCACGGGAACGGCGGCGAAGGAGAGCCGCATGGCATCTACTGCGGCCCGGTCTCCAGATATCTTGTCGCCACGTCCCAGCCAGCGGGCCGAGGCCAGCGCTGCGGATTCCGTAACGCGCATGAGATCCATGGCAAGGTTGCGCTGGGGTATTTCCATGGTACTTCCTTTCTGTTCATTCAGGTGGTTTTGCCTTATCCACCCGGTGTATGATGATCTGTCGGTTTCAGCCATGTGCGGTCAGATTCAGAAAAAGACTGCTGGCAGATTACTCCTGAGGCAGCCGTCACGGGCAGAATACCGGCTGCCCCAGAGATGGGCAATCGACTCAAACAGGCAGTGCGGGATTCACATGCCGCAAGTTCTGGCTTTAAGGGTCAGTTTTTCTTCGAAAAAATCAACAGCCCTTTTTAGCATAATTTTCTGGTGGCCCGGATGGCTGATGCGGTGATCGCCTCCTTCAAAGGCAATGAAGCGTTTGGGTTCTGCTGCCAGCTCATATACTCTGTGCCCTTCTTCCACCGGAACAACTTTGTCATCGGTTCCGTGTACAACAAAAAGATTCCGCATGGCGGGTATGCGTTCTGTCAGGTCGAAATGGAGATTTTTCGTAAAAAAAGTTTCAGGGAGTCCGCTTTCCTGCAGAATGGCGGCCATGTCTGCTGGCTCCTGCTGGGTCAGCACCCGCCCCTTGATCAGGGGGGCAATCAGGAAGGTGGCCGCAGGCCGTATGGTAGACCAGGCACTGATACAGGTGGCCCCGCCCATGCTGCTGCCGAAAAGGCCGAAGGGTCTTCCGAGGTCTTTCCGGAGGGACAGCATTTCCCAGGCAGCAACCATGTCTTCCACCCGGGTGTCCAGGCTGCTTTCTGCAAGATGGCCTTCCGAATTTCCGGAACCTCTGTGATGAAAGCGGAAAAAACCCACGCCACAGGCAAGCAGACTGCTGGCAAGGTCCCGTTGCTTGCTGGAGTCCGCATCACTTAAAAGACCGTGGGATCCAATGACAATGGGTGGGTTTTTGATATCAGGCAGGTGGAGAAAGCCGGAAAGGGAAAAACCGCCGGAGGTAAAGCGAAGAGCTTCGCACGGCTCCTGGCCTGTTATTGTTTTTTCAGATGTTTCTTGCATGATTTCCTCATAGTGTTCATTCTTGAATGCTTGATTTTTCATCAGACAAAAGATTATATAGAAAACTTTTTACCTTGTCACTTCCCGGAACCTTAAATAGCGGAACCCTATGAGCGATATCAGAAAAAAGCAGGAAATAGAACTGGATGTTACGGACATGGCTTTTGGCGGCAGGGGACTTGCCCGTGTGGATGGTCTGGCCGTGTTTGTGGATGATGCTGTGGCAGGAGACAGGGTAAGGGCCAGGGTGGTGAAGAAAAAGAAACGCCATGCTGAGGCAAAAACCCTGGAAGTTCTGTCTCCTTCCGCAGACAGGGTGATACCGGTTTGCTCCTATGCCGCCCATTGCGGAGGCTGTAAGTGGCAGCATCTTCAGTATGAAAAACAGTTGCATTATAAAACTCTTCAGGTGGGGGAAGCCCTTGAGCATATAGGTGGCATAAAAGGAGTTTCCGTTCTTCCTGCTCTGGCTTCTCCACGGTCTTTTCATTACAGAAACAAGATGGAATTTACCTGTACGGACAGCCGGTGGCTTCTGCCGGAAGAACTTGCCAACCCGGATGTGAAGAAGGATGCGGCCATAGGTCTGCATGTACCCGGAGCTTTTGACCGGGTGCTGGATATTCACAAATGTCATATACAGCCTGAAAGGGCCACCCCGCTTTTAGACTTCATTCGTAGAGAAATTCTTGCCTCGGGTCTTCCCATGTACGGGTTGAGAAGCCATGAGGGTTTCTGGCGTTTTGTCATGCTGCGTCATAGTCTGGCGGATGATGTTTTTATGGTCAATCTCGTGACAAAAGACCCGGACGCGGATGTGCTCCTGCCCATGGCAGAGCGTATCCGTCAGGCTTTTCCGGAAGTTGTGAGTGTGGTGAACAATGTGACCCGCCGTAAGGCAGGGGTTGCCATTGGTGAAGAGGAATTTCTTTTGTCAGGGGAACCGGCCATCTATGACGCCATTGGTTCCTTTCGCTTTAAAATTTCAGCCAATTCTTTTTTTCAGACCAATACGGCGGGTGCGGAAAAACTGTACGCTCAGGTGGCCGCCTATGCGGAGCTTCGGGGAGGGGAAAAGGTACTGGATCTCTATTCGGGAACAGGCACCATTCCCATTTTTCTTTCAAAAGCAGCTTCGGAAATTATTGGCATAGAAATTGTTGAAAGTGCTGTGGCCGATGCCAGAATGAATTGCCTTGAAAATGGTGTGGAGAACTGCCGTTTTATTCTGGGAGATATGAAAGATGTCCTGCCCGGTCTGGATGCAAAGCCTGATGTGATGATCATTGATCCGCCCAGAGCGGGCATGCACCCGGATGTGGTGAAGCGCATTCTGGAGCTGGCACCGGAGCGTATGGTCTATGTATCCTGCAACCCTGCCACCATGGCAAGGGACCTGGCCATGATGCAGGGTGCCTATGAAATTCTTGAGGTACAGCCTGTGGACATGTTTCCCCATACCTTTCACATTGAGGCTGTGGCAAAGCTGAGGAGAAAATTGTAGGGAAAGCATGGTGCGGGGGGATGGCTGAAAAGCTTTGAAACGAAATCTGGTTCACCTGATTTTTTAAAAAGACTTGAAAACCATGCAAATCCATCAGCGGTCTCTGCATGGCTACTTTTTTTGATGCCGGCGTTCAACCGGCACAGAATACAGATAAGGATTGTTTATGGCAGCACTGCTTACGTGGAAGGGACTTTCCAAAACCTACGGAGAACAACTTCTTTTTGAAGATCTTCAGATTGCCGTGGAAGAGGGGGAAGCTCTGGGGCTGATCGGTCCCAATGGGTCGGGCAAAAGTACCCTCCTCAGCATCATGGGCGGTCTTGTGAGCCCGGACAGGGGAGACAGGCTCATGCGGAAGGGGTTGAAGGTTGCCTTTCTTTCTCAGGACGACTCCTTTACGGAAAATCACACTGTCCGAAGAGTACTGGAAGAGGCGGCGGCGGCGGGTCCGGAAGATCCGGAGGCTTACGGCCGGATCCGCCGTATCATGGGAGAAGCCGGATTTCCGGATCTGGATGCGGAGGTCGGTACTCTTTCCGGAGGGTGGCGCAAGCGTCTTGCCATTGTCCGTGAGCTGGTGAGGCTTCCGGAGCTGCTGCTGCTGGATGAACCCACCAACCATCTGGACGTGGAGGGGATCCTGTGGCTGGAAGACAGACTGAAGACGGCTGATTTTACCTTTATCAGCGTTTCCCATGACCGTCGTTTTCTGGACAGGGTCTGTCGGCGCATCATGGAACTGGGCCGGTATTACCCGGACGGTTTTTTTTCCGTTATGGGCGGGTATGAACGGTTTACGGAGCAGAGAGAGCTGTTCTTGCAGCAGCAGGAAGAAAGGGAAGCCAGGCTGCAAAACCGTATGCGAAGGGAGACGGAGTGGCTGCGCCGCATGCCCAAAGCCCGGACCACGAAAGCACAGTATCGCATTGATGCAGCAGCCAGACTCGAAGATGAACTGTCTTCCGTTCGTTTTCGCAATCGTCAGCAGACCCGTGTAGAGATAGGGTTTGATACCACTCAGCGCAAAAGCAGAAAGCTGGTGGAGGTCATGGATCTGGGGGGCCGGGTGGAAGGCAGGGAATTGTTTTCCCATATTTCCCTTGTACTTGCACCGGGCATGCGTCTGGGGCTTGCGGGAAAGAATGGTGCGGGAAAATCCACTTTTATGCGTATGCTGGCTGGAGAGCTGAGGCCGGACTCCGGAGAGGTGCGTTGGGCGGAAGGGCTTTCTGTCGTCTATTTTGACCAGAGTCGTGAAAATCTGGATCCGGATATCTCCCTCAAGCAGGCCCTCTGTCCGGATGGTGACAGTGTCATGTATCAGGGCCGTAATTTTCATGTGGCCAGCTGGGCTGCAAAGTTCCTTTTTAAGGCGGATCAGCTGTATCAGCCTGTGGGAAAATTATCCGGCGGAGAAAAAGCAAGGATTCTTCTTGCCAATCTCGTGCGGCGTCCTGCGGATGTACTGCTTCTGGATGAGCCTACCAACGACCTGGATATCCCCTCCCTTGAAGTTCTGGAAGACAGCCTGCAGGAATTTCCCGGAGCCGTTGTGCTGGTCTCCCATGACCGTTATCTCATGGACAGGGTCTGCCAGCGGGTTCTGGGCTTTGACGGTAAGGGCAATACGGGTCTTTTTGCTACCATGGATCAGTGGCTGGCTGATATCCGGCTGAGTGAAAAACCAAAAGAAAAAAAAACGGGGAATCAGACTCCTAAGAAAGAAAAGAAAAAAAGCGGCAAGCTTTCCTATAAACTTCAGCTGGAGCTGGATGGTATGGAACAGCGGATTCTTGAGGCGGAAGCAAGACTTGAGGACTGCAACCATCGTATGGGTGCTGACGAGGTGCTGGCAGATGGGAACGCCCTGCAGTTTCTGTGTGGGGAGCTGGAAGAGGCAGGCCGTGAAGTGGAGGCCCTTTATGCCCGCTGGGAAGAGCTGGAGCAGTTGCGGGAGGAGGCAGAACGCTAAACGGCTCCATGTTCCTGACAGATTGGGTAGGGAGGCAAAGGGCTTTTCAGCGGAAAGGCCCTTTGGTTTGTCAGCGTTCTGAGCGTACAAGCATGAGGGCCAGACCTATAAAAACCGTTCCGGCAAGACGGTTCAGAGTTTTCTGAATACGTTCCGACCGATTCATCCATTGGCCGAGGGTGCCTGCGGTGAGAGCTATGCTCCCGAAAACAAGGAGGGTGGCAAGAATGAATAAAAGACCCAGAACCAGGATCTGTGAAGATACAGAGCCCCCTGCAGGAGAGACAAACTGCGGGAGAAAGGCCAGAAAGAAGATGGCAACTTTGGGGTTGGTGACATTCATGATGATGCCCCGGCAGTAAAGACGGAAAAGTCCGGGCCGGTTCTCCTGATGGATAGGGACATCCGTGCCGGAAGCCCGGAAAGCCTGTATGGCCAGCCAGATAAGATAGGCCCCTCCAATGCATTTAAGCAGGGAAAAGGCCGTGGCCGAGGTCTGAAAGATGACGGCCGCTCCAAAGGCAACAGCCGCGCTGTGGCCTATAAGTCCCGTACAGAGTCCGGCCATGACCATCAGCCCTGCAATCCTTCCATGCAGTGCGGACTGGGTAAGAACAAAAATATTGTCCGGACCCGGTGCCAGTGCGAGGAGAAGGGATGCGGTGAAAAAAGGTAAGAGGATTTCAAGGGAGACGGGCATGTCGTTTTTCCGATTCAGGGTTTCAGTATCTCAAGGGCCTTTCGGGCTTCTTCCGGGCTTTCGTATATGTGGGGAGCCACCTGTCGTCTGATGAGGGCATCGCCCAGCTTCATACGCATGAAGGCACTGGTGGTGTAACGGGTAACGCCCGTGTAGAAGCGTTTTACCAGTCTGTCCACCATTTCGATATAGGTGTCCAGCAGTTCCGGGTGAATGCGGAAATTATCGTAGTTGACAATGGCCGCAACCTTGTGTCCCAGAGGAGCCAGTATGGCGGATGCCGTTTCCTCGATTTCAAGAATATCTTCTTCCCTCCAGATGGAAAAGCCCTCAAAATTGACAAAGAAGGTATTGTCTTCACTTTGATATTGCAGCCTGTGGGCAAGGGGAAGTTCCAGCAGCTCTTTTTTAAGCCCCATGGGTTCCGTCAGGAAGATGCGAGTGTCCATGGTTATGAGCTTTTCTGCGATTTGTGGACGGAAGTCCATCTGGCTGAGGATATCCTTCTCGATGTCCATTCCGGGTGCAATTTCCGTTAGTAGAAGGCCCTGATCCGTAAGCTGAAAAACACATCTCTCCGTAATATACACTACGTGCTGTCCTTTTTTGGCAGCAACCTTACCGCTGAAGGTGATCTGTTCCACATCCCGGACAAATTTTTTGGATTTTCCTTCCTGAAGGATACGCAGCTGACCGTTATCAATGCTTACATCAAGGCCGCCAGCCGTAAACGATCCCAGAAAAACCACCCGTTTGGAGTTCTGGCTGATATTGATGAAGCCGCCTGCTCCTGTGAGACTTTCGCCAAACCGGCTCACGTTGAGGTTGCCGAAGCGATCCGCCTGTGCCAGCCCGAGAAAGGCGATGTCCAGACCGCCCCCGTCATAAAAGTCAAACTGAGAAGGCTGGTCAATGATGGCGTCTGTGTTGATACCCGTTCCGAAATCAAGGCCTCCGGAAGGAATGCCGCCAATGACCCCGGGCTCTGCCGTAAGGGTCAGATAATCCAGCACCTTTTCTTCATGGGCTACGGATGCTACGCCTTCGGGCATACCGATACCGAGGTTCACCACGCTGTTGGCCCTCAGTTCCAGTGCCGCCCTTCGGGCAATCACTTTGCGCAGGCCCATGGGCATGTCTTCCATGGACTGGGAAGGCACACGGATTTCACCGCTGTAGGCGGGGTTGTAAAAGGAGGAAAGGGTCTGCCAGTGATTTTCCGGGCTGGCCTGCACCACACAGTCCACAAGAATTCCGGGTATTTTAACGGCTCTGGGAGACAGGCTGTTGCGCTCGGCAATGCGCTCGACCTGCACAATAACAAAACCGCCTGAGTTGTGGGCTGCCATGGCCATGGCCTGGGCTTCCAGTGTGAGGGCTTCTTTCTCCATGGTGATATTGCCGTCAAGATCCGCCGTTGTTCCCCTCAGTATGGCCACATGGATGGGAAAGGTTTTGTAGGCCAGGTATTCTTTTCCGTCAAATTCTATGAGCTCCACAAGATCTTCCGTGGTGCATGCGTTTACCTTGCCACCTTCCAGCCGTGGATCCACAAAGGTACCCAGCCCCACAGGGCTGATGGTGCGGGGTTTGCCTGCGGCTATATCCCTGTACATATGGGCAATCACTCCCTGGGGGAGGTTGTAGGCCTCAATACGGTTTGCCATGGCAAGTTTCTGCAGCTTCGGTACCAGCCCCCAGTGGCCACCAATCACTCTTTTCAGTAGTCCTTCATGGGCGAGGTGGTTCATTCCCTTGTCTTTCCGGTCTCCGATGCCTGCCGTATAGACAAGGGTCAGGTCCCTCGGCTTGCCAGTTTCCAGAAATTCACACTGAAGAGCCTGTATGATTTCTTCGGGTATTCCCGTTGTGACAAAACCGCTGATGGCCAGCGTATCACCATTGCGTATGACCCGTATGGCTTCTTTTGCGGAAACGATTTTGCCTTTTTTTACCCTGCTGGAAGCAAGGTTGGAAATGATGGGATGGCGGGGCTGTGTCATTCTCGCTCCTTGAAGAATACTGGATGGATAAAAAACTTTGGATGGTACTCAGAACAGACATATTTATAATCCTATACCATCGGAGAGTGGGATGGTATAGGATTATGAATATGGCGGCAGGCAAAAGGGTAAAGGTTTCGGGTTGCAGGGTCTGTCCGGTATTTGTCGGGAGCCGCTGATGGCTGCCATAGGGTCAGAGCGTGGAAGCCCGGTGGAGCTGCTAAGGAAATACAGCAGAAAGGAGGGGGGGTGGAAGCCGCACTGATCAATCCATTTATTGAAGCCAGTCTGAATGTAATGAAAACCACAGCTACCCTTGAGGGGCGGACCCAGGCGCCTTTTATCAAGAAAGACAGCCTGGCTCTGGGGCCTGTAACGGGATGCATACGCCTGACCGGTTCTCCGAAGATATCTTTGACGCTGAGCTTTTCGGAATCCTGTATTTTAACCGCCGTATCCCGTATGTTCGGTGAAGACCTGACGGAACTCAATGATGAGATTCAGGATGCGGTGGGAGAAATGATGAATATGATCTGTGGGCAGGTGAATAATTCCTTTGCTCAGTCCGGTATATCAAGGAAGGCAGCCTTTGACAGGGTGATTGCCG
This genomic interval from Desulfobotulus pelophilus contains the following:
- a CDS encoding ABC-F family ATP-binding cassette domain-containing protein, translated to MAALLTWKGLSKTYGEQLLFEDLQIAVEEGEALGLIGPNGSGKSTLLSIMGGLVSPDRGDRLMRKGLKVAFLSQDDSFTENHTVRRVLEEAAAAGPEDPEAYGRIRRIMGEAGFPDLDAEVGTLSGGWRKRLAIVRELVRLPELLLLDEPTNHLDVEGILWLEDRLKTADFTFISVSHDRRFLDRVCRRIMELGRYYPDGFFSVMGGYERFTEQRELFLQQQEEREARLQNRMRRETEWLRRMPKARTTKAQYRIDAAARLEDELSSVRFRNRQQTRVEIGFDTTQRKSRKLVEVMDLGGRVEGRELFSHISLVLAPGMRLGLAGKNGAGKSTFMRMLAGELRPDSGEVRWAEGLSVVYFDQSRENLDPDISLKQALCPDGDSVMYQGRNFHVASWAAKFLFKADQLYQPVGKLSGGEKARILLANLVRRPADVLLLDEPTNDLDIPSLEVLEDSLQEFPGAVVLVSHDRYLMDRVCQRVLGFDGKGNTGLFATMDQWLADIRLSEKPKEKKTGNQTPKKEKKKSGKLSYKLQLELDGMEQRILEAEARLEDCNHRMGADEVLADGNALQFLCGELEEAGREVEALYARWEELEQLREEAER
- a CDS encoding LysE family translocator, translated to MPVSLEILLPFFTASLLLALAPGPDNIFVLTQSALHGRIAGLMVMAGLCTGLIGHSAAVAFGAAVIFQTSATAFSLLKCIGGAYLIWLAIQAFRASGTDVPIHQENRPGLFRLYCRGIIMNVTNPKVAIFFLAFLPQFVSPAGGSVSSQILVLGLLFILATLLVFGSIALTAGTLGQWMNRSERIQKTLNRLAGTVFIGLALMLVRSER
- a CDS encoding acyl CoA:acetate/3-ketoacid CoA transferase, which encodes MTQPRHPIISNLASSRVKKGKIVSAKEAIRVIRNGDTLAISGFVTTGIPEEIIQALQCEFLETGKPRDLTLVYTAGIGDRKDKGMNHLAHEGLLKRVIGGHWGLVPKLQKLAMANRIEAYNLPQGVIAHMYRDIAAGKPRTISPVGLGTFVDPRLEGGKVNACTTEDLVELIEFDGKEYLAYKTFPIHVAILRGTTADLDGNITMEKEALTLEAQAMAMAAHNSGGFVIVQVERIAERNSLSPRAVKIPGILVDCVVQASPENHWQTLSSFYNPAYSGEIRVPSQSMEDMPMGLRKVIARRAALELRANSVVNLGIGMPEGVASVAHEEKVLDYLTLTAEPGVIGGIPSGGLDFGTGINTDAIIDQPSQFDFYDGGGLDIAFLGLAQADRFGNLNVSRFGESLTGAGGFINISQNSKRVVFLGSFTAGGLDVSIDNGQLRILQEGKSKKFVRDVEQITFSGKVAAKKGQHVVYITERCVFQLTDQGLLLTEIAPGMDIEKDILSQMDFRPQIAEKLITMDTRIFLTEPMGLKKELLELPLAHRLQYQSEDNTFFVNFEGFSIWREEDILEIEETASAILAPLGHKVAAIVNYDNFRIHPELLDTYIEMVDRLVKRFYTGVTRYTTSAFMRMKLGDALIRRQVAPHIYESPEEARKALEILKP
- a CDS encoding chemotaxis protein CheX, whose protein sequence is MEAALINPFIEASLNVMKTTATLEGRTQAPFIKKDSLALGPVTGCIRLTGSPKISLTLSFSESCILTAVSRMFGEDLTELNDEIQDAVGEMMNMICGQVNNSFAQSGISRKAAFDRVIAGEKHVIDHGGTGSVLAVPIQTESGSFTMEVFFQKA